From a region of the Deinococcus terrestris genome:
- a CDS encoding replication-associated recombination protein A yields MTLFDPPAPLAERLRPRTVAEVVGQTHLLGPGKPLTRLLASGRLGSLILWGPPGVGKTTLARLIAGEVGAHFIPLSAVSAGVKDVREAVAEAERLRGRGTRTILFLDEIHRFNKAQQDALLPHVESGLLTLVGATTENPSFEVNPALRSRARTLVLEALTQEDVRRLLERALSDPRGLPGVTAHPEALDLLARLADGDARRALSTLEVAATLADPVTPDAVTEAFGRHLPAMDKNGEDFYNLISALHKSVRGSHVDASLYWLARMVEGGADTMYVARRVVRMAAEDIGLADPQALRLAVAARDTAEFLGSPEGDLALAQAVVYLALAPKSNSVYVAWKNALNAVREGENLPIPLHLRNAPTALMRQQGYGQGYAYYFDDPEGSFEQNYLPDGVQLGLYEPTGEGWEARVAERWRKLQEAHGEAEEAPEADA; encoded by the coding sequence GTGACCCTCTTCGACCCGCCCGCGCCCCTGGCCGAACGCCTGCGCCCGCGCACCGTCGCGGAGGTCGTGGGGCAGACGCACCTGCTGGGGCCGGGCAAGCCGCTGACCCGGCTGCTGGCGTCCGGGCGGCTGGGGTCGCTAATCCTGTGGGGACCGCCCGGCGTGGGCAAGACGACCCTGGCCCGGCTGATCGCGGGCGAGGTCGGCGCCCACTTCATCCCGCTCTCGGCGGTGTCGGCGGGCGTCAAGGACGTGCGCGAGGCCGTCGCGGAGGCCGAGCGGCTGCGGGGCCGGGGCACGCGCACCATCCTCTTTCTGGACGAGATTCACCGCTTCAACAAGGCGCAGCAAGACGCCCTCTTGCCCCACGTCGAATCCGGGCTGCTGACGCTGGTGGGCGCCACCACCGAGAACCCCAGCTTCGAGGTGAACCCGGCCTTGCGGTCGCGGGCGCGGACCCTGGTGCTCGAAGCCCTGACGCAGGAGGACGTGCGCAGGCTGCTGGAGCGTGCCCTGAGCGACCCGCGCGGGCTGCCGGGGGTGACGGCGCACCCCGAGGCCCTCGACCTGCTGGCGCGGCTCGCGGACGGGGACGCGCGGCGGGCCTTGAGCACGCTGGAGGTCGCCGCGACCCTGGCCGACCCGGTGACGCCGGACGCCGTGACCGAGGCCTTTGGCCGTCACCTTCCCGCGATGGACAAGAACGGCGAGGACTTCTACAACCTGATTTCCGCGCTGCACAAGTCGGTGCGGGGGTCGCACGTGGACGCTTCGCTGTACTGGCTCGCCCGCATGGTCGAGGGCGGCGCGGACACGATGTACGTGGCCCGGCGCGTCGTGCGGATGGCCGCCGAGGACATCGGCCTCGCGGACCCGCAGGCGCTGCGGCTGGCGGTCGCGGCCCGCGACACGGCGGAGTTTCTGGGGAGTCCCGAAGGCGACCTCGCCCTCGCGCAGGCGGTCGTGTACCTCGCACTGGCGCCCAAGAGCAACTCGGTCTACGTGGCCTGGAAGAACGCGCTGAATGCCGTGCGGGAGGGCGAGAACCTCCCCATCCCCCTGCACCTCCGCAACGCGCCGACCGCCCTGATGCGTCAGCAGGGCTACGGCCAGGGGTACGCCTACTACTTCGATGACCCGGAGGGCAGCTTCGAGCAGAACTACCTGCCGGACGGCGTGCAGCTCGGTCTCTACGAACCGACCGGCGAGGGCTGGGAGGCGCGGGTGGCGGAGCGCTGGCGCAAGTTGCAGGAGGCGCATGGGGAGGCGGAAGAAGCGCCGGAAGCGGACGCCTGA
- a CDS encoding phytoene desaturase family protein: MSRGTVCHSNRVSPLDAVVVGAGPNGLAAAVTLARAGLRVRVLERHASPGGGLSSAELTLPGFVHDVGSAIHPLGYASPAFRDWPLHAFGLSWVQPDAPYAQVLEDGTGVIVERDLDAAAQNFGQDAAAWQALFGPLVGGMDGLLDDVLRPLPRLPRHPLLLARFGLRGVPPATWTAGLLRTPEARAAWAGLAAHANLPLSTPGTGAAALVLGTLAHGVGWPFPRGGAQALTDALVAYLRFLGGEVETGVEVRRWADLPPARAVLVDSSPAVLLALLGDRVTPGYRAWLTRYRYGPGLLKLDYALRGPVPWRDPAVGRAGTVHLGGGLEAITRAEAEVTRGVAPQRPYVLAAQHTLFDPSRAPAGGHTFWAYAHVPPGTPDSYAGTIEAQIERAAPGFRDLVLRRRVTNARALEALSPVFRGGDVNGGRGDLWGLLARPVPTPTPYRTPVPGVYLCSSATPPGGGIHGMSGYWAARAALRDVFGER, encoded by the coding sequence TTGAGCCGAGGAACCGTATGTCACAGTAACCGTGTGTCTCCCCTCGACGCCGTCGTCGTCGGCGCTGGTCCCAACGGGCTGGCCGCCGCCGTCACCCTGGCCCGCGCAGGGCTGCGGGTGCGGGTGCTGGAGCGCCACGCCTCGCCGGGTGGCGGCCTGAGCAGCGCCGAACTGACCCTCCCCGGCTTCGTCCACGACGTGGGCAGCGCCATTCACCCGCTGGGGTACGCCTCGCCCGCCTTTCGGGACTGGCCGCTGCACGCCTTCGGGCTCTCGTGGGTGCAGCCGGACGCCCCCTACGCGCAGGTACTGGAGGACGGCACGGGGGTCATCGTCGAGCGTGACCTGGACGCAGCGGCGCAGAACTTCGGGCAGGACGCGGCGGCGTGGCAGGCCCTCTTCGGGCCGCTCGTCGGGGGCATGGACGGCCTACTGGATGACGTGCTACGGCCCCTCCCGCGTTTGCCGCGCCACCCGCTCCTGCTCGCCCGGTTCGGGCTGCGGGGAGTCCCCCCGGCAACCTGGACGGCGGGCCTGCTGCGGACCCCGGAGGCGCGGGCAGCGTGGGCGGGGCTGGCCGCCCACGCCAACCTGCCGCTCTCCACGCCGGGAACGGGGGCGGCGGCCCTCGTGCTGGGCACGCTGGCGCACGGGGTGGGCTGGCCCTTTCCGCGTGGGGGGGCGCAGGCCCTGACGGACGCGCTGGTGGCCTACCTGCGCTTCCTGGGCGGCGAGGTCGAGACGGGGGTGGAGGTGCGGCGTTGGGCAGACCTCCCCCCCGCCCGCGCCGTGCTGGTGGATTCCAGCCCCGCCGTGCTGCTGGCGCTGCTGGGCGACCGGGTGACGCCGGGCTACCGGGCGTGGCTGACCCGCTACCGCTACGGCCCCGGCCTCCTGAAGCTGGATTACGCCCTCAGAGGCCCGGTCCCCTGGCGCGATCCGGCGGTGGGGCGGGCGGGAACCGTACATCTTGGCGGCGGATTGGAGGCAATCACGCGGGCGGAGGCAGAGGTCACGCGGGGGGTGGCCCCGCAGCGTCCCTACGTCCTGGCCGCCCAGCACACCCTCTTCGACCCCAGCCGGGCGCCCGCCGGGGGGCACACCTTCTGGGCCTACGCGCACGTCCCGCCGGGCACGCCCGACAGCTACGCCGGGACCATCGAGGCGCAAATCGAGCGGGCCGCTCCCGGCTTCCGCGACCTGGTGCTGAGGCGGCGGGTGACGAACGCGCGGGCGCTCGAAGCCCTCAGCCCGGTGTTCCGGGGCGGGGATGTGAATGGGGGGCGGGGCGACCTGTGGGGCCTGCTGGCCCGTCCGGTGCCCACGCCCACGCCCTATCGGACGCCCGTGCCCGGCGTCTATCTGTGCTCCAGCGCGACCCCGCCCGGCGGGGGCATTCACGGGATGAGCGGCTACTGGGCCGCGCGGGCGGCGTTACGGGATGTATTCGGGGAACGGTAA
- the pyrF gene encoding orotidine-5'-phosphate decarboxylase yields the protein MPPTFAALVTDRTRRLGTRLCVGLDPRPGLYRDPAHLREHTLDVLEATAPYAACVKPQLAFFEALGLPGFALLEEVCAAARTLGLPVLLDGKRGDIGSTAEAYAQGWLAGGHAGDALTVNPFLGFGALTPFVEAARANGGAVFVLVKTSNPDQADLQGGGISERVAAEVARLGAQEPGGEYASVGAVVGATHPGDLAAFRAAMPRALLLLPGLGAQGAAAADLAPAFHSGGTGALASASRAVQYADGLSVIASREAAQRLRNELNAALS from the coding sequence ATGCCTCCCACCTTCGCCGCCCTCGTCACCGACCGCACCCGCCGCCTGGGGACCCGGCTGTGCGTGGGGCTGGACCCCCGCCCCGGCCTCTACCGCGACCCCGCGCACCTGCGGGAACACACGCTGGACGTGCTGGAGGCGACCGCACCCTACGCGGCGTGCGTCAAGCCGCAGCTCGCCTTCTTTGAGGCGCTGGGGCTGCCCGGCTTCGCGCTGCTGGAGGAAGTGTGCGCGGCGGCCCGCACTCTGGGGCTGCCCGTGCTGCTGGACGGCAAGCGCGGCGATATCGGCTCCACGGCAGAAGCCTACGCGCAGGGGTGGCTGGCGGGGGGACACGCGGGGGACGCCCTGACGGTCAATCCCTTCCTGGGCTTCGGGGCGCTGACCCCCTTCGTGGAGGCGGCGCGGGCGAACGGCGGCGCGGTCTTCGTCCTCGTCAAGACGAGCAATCCCGACCAGGCCGACCTTCAGGGCGGGGGCATCAGCGAGCGGGTGGCGGCGGAGGTGGCGCGGCTGGGTGCCCAGGAGCCGGGGGGCGAGTACGCCAGCGTCGGTGCGGTCGTGGGGGCCACCCACCCCGGCGACCTCGCCGCGTTCCGGGCCGCCATGCCCCGCGCCCTGCTGCTGCTGCCCGGCCTGGGGGCGCAAGGGGCCGCTGCCGCCGACCTCGCCCCAGCCTTTCACTCCGGCGGGACCGGGGCGCTGGCGAGCGCGAGCCGGGCGGTGCAATACGCGGATGGCCTGAGCGTGATCGCCAGCCGGGAGGCGGCGCAGCGCCTCCGCAACGAGCTGAACGCCGCGCTGAGCTAG
- a CDS encoding aldo/keto reductase, whose protein sequence is MTTYRRLGRSGLHLFPLGLGSMQFGWSADEAASFELMDAYHAAGGNFIDTADIYTTWTPGNPGGVSEEIIGRWLKSRGRRDDVVIATKVRGPMGEGGSEGRGSIHQREGLSRRWILKACEDSLRRLGVDHIDLYQAHYIDNQTPIEETMDAFTELVKRGYVRYLGASNYSGWRLMQALWTSDQKGLESFVSLQPEYSLLSPTRANFERELGRVCVEYGLGVIPWSPLGGGMLTGKYKRGAPLPDSVRAEGNARSRFSDRNFDIVETLEAVAGRHGARPAQVALAWLLAQPGVTAPIIGANSVAQLTDLLGTLDLTLSADDLAEISRVSDWERARTELER, encoded by the coding sequence ATGACCACTTACCGCAGACTCGGCCGCAGCGGCCTGCACCTCTTTCCCCTGGGCCTCGGCTCCATGCAGTTCGGCTGGAGCGCCGACGAGGCCGCGTCCTTCGAGCTTATGGACGCCTACCACGCGGCGGGCGGCAACTTCATCGACACCGCCGACATCTACACGACCTGGACCCCCGGCAACCCCGGCGGCGTCTCCGAGGAGATCATCGGGCGCTGGCTGAAGTCACGCGGGCGCCGCGACGACGTGGTGATCGCCACCAAGGTGCGCGGGCCGATGGGCGAGGGCGGATCCGAGGGCCGGGGCAGCATTCACCAGCGCGAGGGCCTGTCACGCCGCTGGATTCTCAAGGCCTGTGAGGACAGCCTGCGCAGGCTCGGGGTGGACCACATCGATCTGTATCAGGCGCATTACATCGACAACCAGACCCCCATCGAGGAGACGATGGATGCCTTTACCGAACTCGTGAAGCGTGGGTACGTGCGCTACCTCGGCGCGTCGAACTACTCCGGGTGGCGGCTGATGCAGGCGCTGTGGACGAGTGATCAGAAGGGCCTGGAGAGCTTCGTCAGCCTGCAACCCGAATACAGCCTGCTCTCGCCCACGCGGGCCAACTTCGAGCGCGAGCTGGGGCGGGTGTGCGTGGAGTACGGCCTGGGGGTCATTCCCTGGAGTCCGCTGGGCGGCGGGATGCTGACCGGGAAGTACAAGCGCGGCGCCCCCCTCCCCGACAGCGTGCGGGCCGAGGGCAATGCCCGCAGCCGCTTCAGCGACCGCAACTTCGACATCGTGGAGACGCTGGAGGCGGTCGCCGGGCGGCACGGAGCCAGGCCCGCACAGGTGGCCCTCGCGTGGCTGCTCGCCCAGCCGGGCGTGACCGCACCCATCATCGGGGCCAACAGCGTCGCCCAACTGACCGACCTGCTGGGAACGCTGGACCTCACCCTCAGCGCCGACGACCTCGCCGAGATCAGCCGCGTGAGCGACTGGGAGCGGGCGCGGACGGAGCTGGAGCGGTAG
- a CDS encoding SDR family oxidoreductase, with product MKPKPLSEQVIVITGASSGIGLSTARLAAQEGARLVLAARSEEALRQLANEITAAGGEAVPVVADVSREEDVAHIAQVARERFGGFDTWVNNAGVGMYGRLLESDVEDMRRLFDINFWGVVYGSREAVSHLRERGGTLINVGSVVSEQAIPLQGAYGASKHAIKAFTDTLRMELEHDDVPVTVTLIKPGPIDTPFPLHARSYLPTEPKHVPPVYAPEVVARAILHAAVKPTRELFVGGGGKGMAASGMLAPAATEKLMAEVALPGMQSDRPPLPEDAHILYHPSGKLEERGDYEGTVRGTSAYTAAARNRGLIVALVGAALAAVALGRARR from the coding sequence ATGAAGCCCAAACCCCTCAGCGAACAGGTCATCGTCATCACGGGCGCGTCCAGCGGCATCGGCCTGAGCACGGCGCGGCTGGCGGCTCAGGAAGGGGCGCGGCTGGTCCTCGCCGCCCGCAGCGAGGAAGCCCTGCGCCAGCTTGCGAATGAGATCACGGCGGCGGGCGGGGAGGCCGTCCCCGTCGTGGCCGACGTGAGCCGGGAAGAGGACGTGGCCCATATCGCCCAGGTCGCGCGGGAGCGCTTCGGCGGCTTCGACACCTGGGTGAACAACGCGGGCGTGGGCATGTACGGGCGGCTGTTGGAGTCGGATGTGGAGGACATGCGCCGCCTCTTCGACATCAACTTCTGGGGGGTGGTGTACGGTTCGCGGGAGGCCGTCTCGCACCTGCGCGAGCGCGGCGGAACCCTGATCAACGTGGGGAGCGTGGTGTCCGAGCAGGCGATTCCCCTGCAAGGGGCGTATGGGGCCTCCAAGCACGCGATCAAGGCCTTTACCGACACCCTGCGGATGGAGCTGGAGCACGACGACGTGCCCGTGACCGTCACCCTGATCAAGCCTGGCCCCATCGACACGCCCTTTCCGCTGCACGCCCGCTCGTACCTGCCCACCGAGCCCAAGCATGTGCCCCCCGTGTACGCCCCGGAGGTCGTCGCCCGCGCCATCCTGCACGCGGCGGTCAAGCCCACCCGCGAACTGTTCGTGGGTGGCGGCGGCAAGGGCATGGCCGCTTCGGGAATGCTCGCGCCCGCCGCCACCGAGAAGCTGATGGCCGAGGTTGCCCTGCCCGGCATGCAGAGTGACCGCCCCCCGCTCCCCGAGGACGCCCACATTCTCTACCACCCCTCCGGCAAGCTCGAGGAGCGCGGCGACTACGAGGGCACCGTGCGCGGCACGAGCGCGTACACGGCGGCGGCGCGAAACCGGGGCCTGATCGTGGCGCTGGTCGGCGCGGCGCTCGCGGCGGTGGCCCTGGGGCGGGCGCGGCGGTAG
- a CDS encoding ExeM/NucH family extracellular endonuclease produces the protein MKKRMLLSAALLLSACSGTPQAPDASTGKAIFQALSLPDEVVQVTLEVRGTEATTKDEVHTLTATVKNGAATFTVPNLVKGGYSLVARGYDGADAEKIVLYKGSSAVQFKDEAPINLRMNRLTSAIQVNATGVTAKSNVLVAKVGALEARLIGSGSTATGTLQGVPTGRAITVVVEGRGTDGTLQQQGTATLRLSENDAVVSVPLTEVVNAVAPAAPTLTADSSVKKGSLYTLNIGAAQTGTAQLRTVTVDWGDGVIETLTVSGQSAQLSPTHTYTAAGTRSVSVTVTNSAGLSSTGGVTVNVLDTTTGNVTVDIGANVAPVTLSVTGVEADRVTATITAPDASLGTASLRPQDLKKTYTLELVPRGQGNWSGTLSLPVGYTYTVQPRAITGDQSRDGEVQTFTAKAEGTAVSLPFGAGGEAAPTCPATTGTVTNIGAVQGSGAASPLAGQTVTVRGVVTSDFQAGLGGFSIQEIAPDGLEATSDGLFIYTNTARQAVSVGDVVQVSGTVKEYFGATQLESITTFQKCSGTQVAKPVTLTFPLNSLDQLEQYENMLVTIPQVMTVTDNYGYGRYGELGLSSGGRLFNPTNGNVSGETTAAQALRRIVLNDASNAQNPAAVPYLSGANTRRTGDTVTGLTGLLRYANNMFKLEPTAAPQFVDANPRQAAPKPVGGSVRVAGANVLNYFTTFGGSADRGANSAYEFGRQKAKVVSMLLGLDADVITLMEIQNNGDAALEDLVVALNAVAGAGTYAPVKTGKVGTDAITVAAIYRPGKVTPVGSPLIDTASINDRPTVAQTFRENATGEVFSVIANHFKSKGSCPTSGDTDQGQGCWNLKRVDQAKQLLNFVKTVQDAAKDPDVLLMGDLNSYGEEDPIRTLTAGGFESLNQRIPAEDRYSYQFNGQFGYLDHALSSAALSGQVTGITEWHVNSDEPTFLDYNVEFKNNSNCTSNTCTTPDLFQSDAFRSSDHDPVLVGLNLKSDTPPAPTPGVTLTPGTASVTTTVGAPAVTRTFTASAQNVSGDLTVTVRALNGGPAIVTAPATVASGGSFGVTVTAPEGTAPGTYTYEVKAASGDVSSAATLTVTVQGASGGTVGGLVISQVYPGGGANSGTPAYKHDYVELFNPTASAITGGFSLQYSSASGTGNWSVANLNSVTIPAGGYYLVRLGNAGTAGADLTGYDGTAGNLNMGATAGKVALVSGTAALSGAQPAASSYLDLVGYGLPTSVNGSETSPAAAPANTTEALFRKSNGCTDTNSNLNDFAAGPAAPRNSATPLNVCN, from the coding sequence ATGAAGAAGAGAATGCTGCTGTCCGCCGCCCTGCTGCTCTCCGCCTGCTCGGGCACTCCACAGGCCCCCGACGCGTCGACCGGGAAAGCGATCTTTCAGGCGCTGTCCCTCCCCGACGAGGTGGTTCAGGTCACCCTGGAGGTGCGCGGGACCGAGGCGACCACCAAAGACGAGGTCCATACCCTGACGGCCACGGTCAAGAACGGCGCGGCCACCTTCACCGTCCCCAACCTCGTGAAGGGCGGCTATAGCCTCGTCGCGCGGGGGTACGACGGCGCAGACGCCGAGAAGATCGTGCTGTACAAGGGCAGCAGCGCGGTGCAGTTCAAGGACGAGGCGCCCATCAACCTGCGGATGAACCGCCTGACAAGCGCCATTCAGGTGAACGCGACCGGCGTGACGGCCAAGAGCAATGTCCTCGTCGCCAAGGTCGGTGCCCTGGAAGCCCGCCTGATCGGCAGCGGCAGCACGGCGACGGGCACCCTTCAGGGCGTGCCGACGGGCCGGGCCATCACCGTGGTCGTCGAGGGCCGGGGCACCGACGGTACCCTCCAGCAGCAGGGGACCGCCACCCTGCGCCTGAGCGAGAACGACGCGGTGGTTAGCGTGCCCCTGACCGAGGTCGTGAACGCGGTGGCGCCCGCCGCGCCCACCCTTACGGCCGACAGCAGCGTCAAGAAAGGCTCCCTCTACACCCTGAACATCGGGGCCGCGCAGACCGGGACCGCCCAGCTCCGGACCGTCACGGTGGACTGGGGCGACGGCGTGATCGAGACCCTGACCGTCAGCGGTCAGAGCGCCCAGCTCAGCCCCACGCACACCTACACGGCCGCCGGCACGCGGAGCGTCAGCGTGACGGTCACGAACAGCGCGGGCCTGAGCAGCACGGGCGGCGTCACGGTGAATGTTCTTGACACGACCACCGGCAACGTGACCGTGGACATCGGCGCGAACGTCGCCCCGGTGACCCTGAGCGTGACCGGCGTGGAGGCCGACCGGGTGACGGCGACCATCACGGCGCCTGACGCCAGCCTGGGCACCGCCAGCCTGCGCCCGCAGGACCTCAAGAAGACCTACACCCTGGAACTCGTGCCCCGTGGGCAGGGCAACTGGAGCGGCACCCTCAGCCTGCCCGTGGGCTACACCTACACCGTGCAGCCCCGCGCCATCACCGGCGATCAGAGCCGCGACGGCGAGGTGCAGACCTTTACGGCGAAGGCCGAGGGCACTGCGGTGTCCCTGCCCTTCGGCGCGGGCGGCGAGGCGGCGCCCACCTGCCCGGCCACCACGGGCACCGTCACCAACATCGGCGCGGTGCAGGGCAGCGGAGCGGCCAGCCCGCTCGCGGGCCAGACCGTCACCGTGCGCGGCGTGGTCACCAGCGACTTCCAGGCGGGTCTGGGCGGGTTCTCCATTCAGGAGATCGCCCCCGACGGCCTGGAGGCCACCAGCGACGGCCTGTTCATCTACACGAACACCGCCCGTCAGGCGGTCAGCGTGGGCGACGTGGTGCAGGTCAGCGGCACCGTGAAGGAGTACTTCGGCGCCACCCAGCTCGAGAGCATCACCACCTTCCAGAAGTGCAGCGGCACCCAGGTCGCCAAGCCGGTCACGCTGACCTTCCCGCTGAACAGCCTCGACCAGCTCGAGCAGTACGAGAACATGCTGGTGACCATCCCGCAGGTCATGACCGTGACCGACAACTACGGGTATGGCCGCTACGGTGAACTCGGTCTGTCCAGCGGTGGGCGGCTGTTCAACCCGACCAACGGCAATGTGAGCGGCGAGACGACTGCTGCCCAGGCGCTGCGACGCATCGTGCTGAACGACGCCAGCAACGCTCAGAACCCCGCGGCGGTGCCCTACCTCAGCGGGGCGAACACGCGCCGCACCGGCGACACCGTGACAGGCTTGACGGGCCTGCTGCGCTACGCGAACAACATGTTCAAGCTCGAACCGACCGCCGCGCCCCAGTTCGTGGACGCCAACCCCCGTCAGGCGGCGCCCAAGCCCGTCGGCGGCAGCGTGCGCGTGGCGGGCGCCAACGTCCTGAACTACTTCACGACCTTTGGCGGGAGCGCCGACCGTGGAGCGAACAGCGCCTACGAGTTCGGGCGTCAGAAGGCCAAGGTCGTCAGCATGCTGCTCGGCCTCGACGCCGACGTGATCACCTTGATGGAGATTCAGAACAACGGGGACGCCGCCCTCGAAGACCTCGTCGTGGCCCTCAATGCCGTGGCCGGGGCCGGGACGTACGCCCCCGTGAAGACGGGCAAGGTCGGCACCGACGCCATCACCGTCGCGGCGATCTACAGGCCGGGCAAGGTGACGCCCGTCGGCTCTCCTCTGATCGACACCGCCAGCATCAACGACCGTCCGACCGTCGCCCAAACCTTCCGCGAGAACGCCACGGGTGAAGTGTTCAGCGTGATCGCCAACCACTTCAAGAGCAAGGGAAGCTGCCCGACGAGCGGCGACACCGATCAGGGCCAGGGCTGCTGGAACCTCAAGCGGGTGGATCAGGCCAAGCAGCTTCTCAACTTCGTAAAGACGGTGCAGGACGCGGCCAAGGACCCCGATGTCCTCCTGATGGGCGACCTGAACAGCTACGGTGAGGAAGACCCCATCCGCACCCTCACCGCCGGGGGGTTCGAGAGCCTGAACCAGCGCATCCCCGCTGAGGACCGCTACTCCTATCAGTTTAATGGGCAGTTCGGCTACCTCGACCACGCCCTGTCCAGCGCGGCCCTGAGCGGCCAGGTGACCGGCATCACCGAGTGGCACGTCAACAGTGACGAGCCGACTTTCCTCGACTATAACGTTGAATTCAAGAACAACTCCAACTGCACGAGCAACACCTGCACCACCCCTGACCTGTTCCAGTCCGACGCCTTCCGCTCCAGCGATCACGACCCGGTGCTCGTCGGCCTGAACCTGAAGTCGGACACGCCGCCTGCCCCCACGCCGGGCGTGACCCTGACGCCCGGCACGGCCAGCGTGACCACCACGGTGGGAGCCCCGGCCGTCACCCGCACCTTCACGGCCTCGGCGCAGAACGTGAGTGGCGACCTGACAGTGACGGTCAGGGCGCTGAACGGCGGCCCCGCCATCGTGACTGCGCCCGCCACGGTCGCCAGCGGTGGCTCCTTCGGTGTGACTGTCACTGCTCCGGAGGGCACCGCGCCCGGCACCTACACCTACGAGGTGAAGGCCGCCAGCGGCGACGTGAGCAGTGCCGCCACACTGACGGTGACGGTGCAGGGCGCGAGCGGTGGAACTGTGGGTGGCCTGGTGATCAGCCAAGTGTACCCCGGTGGGGGAGCTAACAGCGGTACGCCCGCTTACAAGCATGACTACGTGGAACTGTTCAACCCCACGGCTTCGGCCATCACGGGCGGGTTCTCCTTGCAGTACAGCTCGGCGTCGGGAACGGGCAACTGGTCTGTGGCAAATCTGAACAGCGTGACCATTCCTGCAGGTGGGTATTACCTCGTGCGCCTCGGGAACGCCGGAACGGCGGGGGCAGACCTTACAGGCTATGACGGGACCGCCGGGAACCTCAACATGGGAGCTACGGCTGGCAAGGTGGCCCTCGTGAGCGGCACGGCGGCGCTTTCGGGCGCTCAGCCCGCCGCTAGCAGCTACCTTGACCTTGTGGGCTATGGCTTGCCCACCTCGGTCAATGGCAGCGAGACTAGTCCCGCGGCTGCACCGGCCAACACCACCGAAGCCCTGTTCCGCAAGAGTAACGGCTGCACGGACACTAACAGCAACCTGAACGATTTCGCGGCTGGTCCGGCTGCTCCCCGCAACAGCGCCACTCCCCTGAACGTCTGCAACTGA
- a CDS encoding nitroreductase family protein: protein MQTVPEALAGHRSIRKYRPDPIPQAVINEVLHEAITGTSSSGNLNSYSVVLTREPGRKRRLYELHGEQEFVLQAPLVVTFCADWHRTRTWLRRRGARDNFGNLLGYHVGAFDAVLLSQSVSLGFEARGYGICYMGTTLNAMHEIAQFLSLPESCVPVTSIVVGVPDEAPGKRDRLPLRAFVHDETYRVPDEAELDDLYREREVRGWERYMADPRLRAKAEEGGITSLAQFYTSPYKYDPDRHAADSARIAAFLAEHGFLPEGTR, encoded by the coding sequence ATGCAGACCGTCCCCGAGGCCCTCGCCGGGCACCGTTCCATCCGCAAGTACCGGCCCGACCCCATCCCGCAGGCGGTCATCAACGAGGTGCTGCACGAGGCCATCACGGGCACGTCGTCGTCAGGGAACCTCAACAGCTACTCGGTGGTCTTGACCCGCGAGCCGGGGCGCAAGCGGCGGTTGTACGAGCTGCACGGGGAGCAGGAGTTCGTGTTGCAGGCGCCGCTGGTCGTCACCTTCTGCGCCGACTGGCACCGCACGCGGACGTGGCTGCGGCGGCGCGGGGCGCGGGACAACTTTGGCAACCTGCTGGGCTACCACGTGGGCGCCTTCGACGCCGTGCTGCTGTCGCAGAGCGTGAGCCTGGGCTTCGAGGCCCGTGGGTACGGCATCTGCTACATGGGCACCACCCTGAACGCGATGCACGAAATCGCTCAGTTCCTGAGCCTCCCCGAAAGCTGCGTGCCCGTCACCAGCATCGTCGTGGGCGTGCCCGACGAGGCTCCCGGCAAGCGCGACCGCCTGCCGCTGCGGGCCTTTGTCCACGACGAGACGTACCGGGTGCCGGACGAGGCCGAGCTGGACGACCTCTACCGCGAGCGCGAGGTGCGCGGCTGGGAGCGCTACATGGCCGACCCCCGGCTGCGGGCGAAGGCCGAGGAGGGCGGCATCACGTCGCTGGCGCAGTTCTACACCAGCCCCTACAAGTACGACCCCGACCGCCACGCCGCCGATTCGGCGCGGATCGCGGCGTTTCTGGCCGAGCACGGCTTCTTGCCGGAGGGCACCCGGTAG